Genomic segment of Citrus sinensis cultivar Valencia sweet orange chromosome 7, DVS_A1.0, whole genome shotgun sequence:
ATTTTCTAATCGAGGAGCTGAAATGTCACAAGAAACAGAATGGGCATATATTTTACCTATAATGGTGAGCTGAATTTAATAGTTTTGAAACTGAATCAAGAAAGGGCAGGAACGTTTGATAAGGGAATGCTTCattcttcaaattctttaTTTGCATCAATGTTCTATATAAGCACAATAACGATGCATATCATTTGGTCGATTGATACAGCATGACATAGTCACTCTAGGATGTAGCCATATCTCAGATAGGATTTCACActcaaattttgtatttggtGAGCAATGCCTGTGCTTTTATTCGCAAGAATATATCCACAATaagaaaataggaaaataaattCTGAGAAGCAAATAACTAGTTTTGATGGGAGCCATACCCGGTAAAAAATTCTATTCTTCTATGGAAATGGTATTGCCACTCAAATCACTGCCACTTAATACTAATACGAGCTAAAACCATAAAAGATATCCCAAAAACTATATAGAGGTTCTCGAGTAGATGAATTATGGCTGGGAGGAGAAAAAAAGACACGTACATTTTGTTGACAATTCTTCGTCGGGATTCTTGAGATAACTGATTTCTCCAGTCACTTGGGTCCAGCCCAGCTACCCCCTTCTGTCGAGAAGTCATCACATTCTAagccaatgaaaaaaaattgcatataTTAGACCAAAactaaatgtaatattaaaacaaacctGCAAAGAACGAAAATAACATTTAACTTAAGCaggtaaaaattaatatcagaTTCATAATATCATACAGAAGCACAATAGAAATTTTACATCGAGAGCACATCAAAAACAGAGAGAGAAGGGCAAAGAAGAAAAGTTAATTGCACCAACTTTTCGCTAATTCACAACTGTTACTGCAAAATCAaacttccttttctttttttccctcatAGTTGCTATCAAGCAtacaaagtaaataatttaaatgcttCATTACTGTAGAAAGATTCTTTAAAAATCAGCACCCATTTCCTGGCTGTTGCTGACATCAGCATATTGCTTGATCTATTCTCCCATATGCATACCAGCATCCAAGTACTTTTGGTTTGTAATTTCTGGTCgagaaaatcaatattttctaTGGAATTACACTCCCAAATATTCACCATATTAGCCAAATTAAGTTCATAAAACAACATCAAAAGTCTAACCCATCATAATTCCTTATATATGACACACACAACCTGAAAACTCACAAGTCTGTTAGCCAAAATAGCCACAATACATAACCGTTTTGTGGAGTCAATCAtgtcataatttcatttaagcAGAATGTTTTAATCCAATCAATTGTCATAACAAAGATGCAGTTTAATGACTGTCTTTCTGAATATcatgaaataattatagatGGCTCATCATATTTctcaacaaaatttcaaagtaatACATAATAACGCTCAATAGTATATAAGCCCCACAAGGCTCACTAATTTCTTCCTCTATGAGCTCATATGGGCTTCTCATTAAAGCAAATAAacactccaaaaaaaaaaaaaagtcacaaCATGGGTTCTGTTTGTTTCATGGCAAAGTTTCTATTTTTGATCAAGTTGGTGAATACCTacataacaaaaaatagtAATCACAacagataaaaacaaaaggaagcATCTGCATACAAAAATCTGATGCTAAGGCAAACTCTTGGGtctaaaaaattcatcaagcaCTTAAATTCATGGTATCATAAGATcatttaaataacaatatataaaCACACACTCAAAAATAGCACCTGGGTTGACAGTGGATTTCCTCTTGAAATTCCCATCTCTGCGTTTGATTGCAGTATTGGTATCAATTGATTCAATTCTTTAACAAGCTTTAAGCTTTTGCACATGTAAAGCAAGCTTTGTGGCTAGagaatacaaataaataaattttagtttgcTTTCAAATGAATAACTGCCACGtgtatttttaagtttaagaTTATTAACATTGTGATCGCTGTTATTCTCAgctaaatttatatatatggcctcttcaaatatatatatatatatggcgATTGGAAtcttaaaattactttaaaatagAGAACAAccgtatataaaataaataaataataaaatatatattataattttaattatgtaattatgattggtgttttattttaaaacaacttCAAAATAGCTAGattcactctctctctctctctatatatatatatcaatgaAAAAGGGCAAAACAATAACTTTACTCATTTTGGCATATAAATCCTTCTTAGTTCAAATTAGTTATATTTAGGTCCTTGACTGCCATTGACCGTGAAGAGAAGTGTTTATCAATTCAAGAAATGACTATTTAAcccttatttaattaaataaccaAAAGGGgtaacaatataaataaatgtttgttCATGATAGAGTTAATATCTGGTTTACTCAATAAACAGTATAGAGTTgtggctttttttttccctaataaTTTTAAGGTATCTGAACTTAgattatatttgaatttagttAAATGCATATGATtgaatgacattttttttttcaacatgagattataaatgattgaatattagtaatttaatactaATATACTTTGAACTTGTACTTACATAACTTATATCTAAAAGCTAAAACTATTTTCAAGTTGAATATAATTCGATAAAATAACAAGACTTTATTTAatgacataaaaaatataatattgacttttaaaaaaaattaattagatataaatatacattacGTGCAGGGGCGAAGCTAGGAATCTTTTATACACTGGactaaactaaatttttttcaagtaaattctaaatatggaatttatctaaaaaaacAGACAAAAGCTTAAAGAAAGTTTAGTTAGTACATCAAAGTTGTATAATTaagtcaaaaaagaaattcaaatataattagaGACTGTTGAAGTTGTGTCTTACAAAGATTCAAAGTGTTAAATTCTGTGTCTTCGCAACTTTgttagagagagaaatggaaaatttcaaaataagatGGAGTATGGAAGAAGCAATTTGGGAAAATGATGACATGAGCTTTTAACTCTTCGGCAACTCTTAGATGCTCGTGTATGGAAGATCAAGATGTTGTATTCAAACCAGCATTGAAATCCCTCAAGGAAAATTGGTTAGCCATGTAATATTACTTTCAAAGCTCATTTGAACTcatattaaatagaaaatcaacATTCACTAAGCAAAACCTTCATTCCTTGCAATAAAATTTCTAAGAAAACAACCAAATCAAAACAAGATACCATTCTACAAACTCACATTGCAGTATTGCAGCATAGTTACAGAcatcttttacataataacTACATCTGCTCAATGCTGTGTGGATGTTATTCCTGTGCTTTTACCCCAAAAGAACTTTCATACATATCACCCCATGAGAGCTGCAAGGCAAGACAAAACTTCCCCAAGACAGAATTGTTAAATTGTTCACTTCTTCAGGTTCCACGGGGTACAACGGATAAACACTTGCTTAAATTGTTTGCATATAAACACTTGCTAAAAGTGGCTAAATCAAAAAGAAGGAACAACTAAGAATTCTTTGTCCTCTACTTGCTAGAATGTTAAACAACACAGATGGTTGGTATATCagtcataattttttcttaataaaaaaggGCAGATTAAAGTACAGAATTCATAAACACAGCCATGTCGCGAATCACTTCATGCATTTTTACTTCATTGTCTCCTCCCTCTTCCAATAAACAAGCATGAAGAAGGATGCCCAAAATGTAGTACCCTTGGTTTTGTTCTCCAAACCTGACACTTTCGTCCAAAAATCCCTCACCAATCcaacaatatattaaaatctcTTTAGAAATCAAATAATCCTCTGGATATAAACTGTTGGGATTATATGCTCTTTTaaagtatattaatttattttctaattagtaaaatatttgagatattttcaattacataaatatatattgaataaagtccgtttaattataatatatgtatttatgtgatcatcatatggattcacagaagacataaatacaagttatcttatgattaaataaatttagttcgcagttgataaaaaGAGTTAGGcgctctatttatgtttaaactgtagtaaattcattaaatgatttgtcttaatcatatatgaatttactgatgtagtttgactacattgagttagatcacatatgagatttaattaaccttgaaataattgtcagacttattaaatcttaagttagttatgatttcataattgtaattgttattccatttgagctACCAATGGACACGACACACaattgtggtcaagattactcggtatcttggtgggagcaattatgagtattggagttatagattaacaatatagaatttgtacaacacatctctttatgggttttcggcacttgattaTAGAATTCTTTGgtcagagtgtgtcaacatatttagtatgttaaaaatgattattagaaaaaatcaGTAAGTATCAAagaataagatgtaattaaatcgattggatagttgagatatcgatttaattaacaatgtggtacaaatgattatgcagtaaagaaattaatgtgGTTTgtgacgaattattattcgagcatacaattatgaaagtcagttccaatcttttagtggtgtagatttggaattaaataattagactagtttaattacatgcctaattattgtagccactattgtatgttcccaaatgatctcTGGGttaactcatttaattgactgcaccattactggattaataagcaagataactagctatttgagtcaaaagcctaaatatatcatttagtggaggctccatttaatatgCTTATGTATAAGGggctttatgttattttactaGCCGGGCCCCCTATGGAAAAAAGCAAGTAACGTGacttttcttcattatttggAGTTTAgagttttcactaaagggagatataaaaagtttattttctaaaaagaaaaagagagcagtcactttataaaaaaaaatttctctatattgttgagagaaaatttttctcgtgctagttgctttagtggtgataaaggcactcacacgtcaagtgcagatcaaacctgagtcataacttggaagatcattggtgacagttcgtgatctaacagacgtggtggtgacggatcatGATTTGGGAGCCTAAATCATTTCAGCGGAAAAACCTGGAAGGttattggtgacagttcgtgatctaataGGCAtagtggtgacggatcgtgatttGGGAGCTTAAATCATTTCAGCGGAAAAAGTCAAATtagattttcaaggtacgatttatagattacatatttttatatattgtattagAGCGGTCctaaaaagtttttaaaaaatttaaaaaactgatttttctccTTCATAAACTACAATATAAGAGACAAGATCTAATTGTATCATTGGGCAAACAATCATAACTGAATTTTAAAAGAGGATTTACGTCTTTTCCTGAACCTGAAAACTCATAAGCTGATGTTCTTAACACTTGAATTGCATACCTCCATTCTCTAGGCGTCCGCTTGCAAGCTATAGCTCGACCAATGGTGATAAGTGCAAGCGGCAAACCAACACACTTCTTGACCACTGTTTGGGCAAGCTCTAGGATATCATGATGGCTGTCAAGTGTTTCTAACCCAACTTTCTGTCGAAGCAGTTCCCAAGCATCGTTATCTGATAAGCATTccactttaaaattcttgtTAGCTTCCACGAGGCCGCAAACAAACAAGCCTGGTTTTAAATACGACTTTAGATGCATTGTTTTTAAGGCCAGGAGGAGGGACGCCCGCCTTTGTTTAGATCAACTCGCTCCCATTTATCATCTAGCAAcaatacaaacttctttttaCTCAAAAACCTGAAGATTTCTAGAGCTTTCtcttcagaatttttattcttcCATGAATCACCATCCAACAAACCTACCTTCTTCCCGAcaatttcttgaattttttcaagTTGTAGGTCTTTCGAAACTACAATCCATATCACACAATCAAAATCAGTTGAACTCACAAGAAATTTGTTGTTGATATGGGTTAATAGAGTAGTTTTACCGACACCACCCATGCCATATAGACCAACAATTCCAGCTGGTTCTTCTACAAGACATCTCTCTTAGTCACCACCTCAAAAGCTCCTTCGCCCATTAAAGTCTTCACATCTTGTAGCGTTTTACCCACTTGTTTCCCAAACTTATAGCTCGACTTACAGCTCTTGGAACTGAAGCCTCCAAGacattatttctcaatttcttgAGAGCTATTTCTTGTCAATTCACCAACTTCAGTTTTCACAGCTTCGACCCTTGAAATCCAACCTTGCACTTGAGTCAAGTGTCTCATTTGTTGTCTTTCCGCAATTACAAGCCTCATTATCACATCATTCTTGTCAATTCATCAttctttgcttcaattaatttattcagtTGAGTCTGCAAATCAGCAAGATTATCTTCAAGCTGGCTTATATATGCTGCTCTCTTGAGAGTACAATCAAGGCAGAGAGATAAAATGGCATCACATGAGAATTGGATTCCGATAGCGTTCCCCATATTTTTCTATGAGATTTCGACAAAATgggtttgaagaaaaaaatgagtaTAATGGGAAGAATTTTCCTTGGTATAGCTAACGGATGTCAAAACCCTTTAGAAGTCAAAGTTGGAGTCCGTGttctttatctatttatttgttatttataaagaataaaaaccacTTTCAAttcattgaagaaaataaatacatcaGTTGTGAAGGGTATGAACCCATTCATACATTTCTTTAAAGCTAGTTTAACTAAAGAGTGGGCAGTAGCATTACAAGATCTGAGCATACTGGATACTAACATGATCAAAGCCCTTCAATAGGTTCTGAATTTCTGAGATAACCCGGAAGATCTTGGATCTGCTGTGCTAACTGTTGTTTACAAAATTAACCACCTCTTGGGAGTCTGATTCAACAACCAATAACGTCAAGCCTGCACGACCCGCAATCTACATACCCCATTCCATCGCTTTTGCCTCCACAAAAACAAAGGATACATCTCCAAAAAAACTTTGAAGGCTTAATTGCAGCTGCAATTACATTCCAGATTCATCTCGAATAACAGCTCCCAGCCCTGTGATTTGCTTTTCTGAGTTGGTGGCTGCATCTGCATTTACCTTGAAATAGCCTCGTTGGAGGGGACTTCATGTCTGCTGAAACAAAGCCTAATGATTTCCAACAGATGCAGATGCCAGTAATTGAGTTCTTTTGCATGCATCAACCACAGCTTCTGTCTTAGCTATCAGCAACCTAGGATTCTCCCTCTTTCctttaaataagaaatggTTTCTTGCACTCCACGTCCAAAAAGTGGCCACCAACAATTCAATATCAGCTTTGCTTCTCAATCTAGTCATACCATGTAACAAAactcaaaatgtttttttaaagcaaCTTTGAAAGTCAAATTacattgtattatatattcatatataattaattaaatgtctTGCAATGCACAAAGCAATTaactgaaattaatttattatctgTTGTAACATGATTATATCAACAATTGCCATGATAGGTATAGAGATGTAAATAAAACTTCGCTAATCTTATCAGTATATTGAAACATAATATGCCTTGTAATCAAATCTCCTCTTTAGTTATATAAGCATCGgttgaatttcaaattgtttGTTTCAATCAGTCAGCTAGAGGGAAAAGCATTTGTGAACTGTGCAGAGGTAAGCAAATCTTCATGGACTTGAAATTGATGTATATCCAATTTAAATTGGTGATGTGAAGCATAGAGaaggtaaattttattttgcatgtcTTTCCTATATCAATGCATGTTTTTATTACTAAGAAAGCAAGAGAGTACAGAGGAGCTCTCCGAACGCTAAtagtagttaaaaataaataaaaataaacgaaACGAAAATTGGGAACACCCCAACAGTTAAGAGGATATATacttaaaaaatgtaacttaTATAGGCATGAAATTCATATACATAAAAAGTGTAATGCATTGTTTGGTAAGACACAAAATGTATTAAACATGGCCCCCAGTTTCAAAATAAAGTGTGCTCTCAAATACGAAAAGCATACACAATGAACAAGTGGCAGGGAATATATGAATATGAACGATTCATCTTAGCTTGCCACAAGTTGTGTTCGGTACATCCCATATTTCATAAACAAAGAGTACTTTCCTCTCATTGGCAgtaattgtaattaaatttctcaACTTGTAAAATCTAAAGAATACTAAAGCCCTGGTTGCTGTTGAGGTTGAGTAGTTGTATCACCACTtgagtgtttggtaaatacttGCTATTGTGGCTACAAagttaaattgatttcatttcacacttatatgatgaaaaatctgtaatttttttattattgttgtcaaattattacttaaaatcatatttacttaaaatcatatttactaAACTCTATTACCTTTtgttttatagttataatttttttttttaaacagcAGTTGTGCTTAAAAATTAGAGTACCTTAATATCAAATAGGCCtaagttttaataatattttattactttttgctAACACACTGAAATATCATTCAatcaaatacatataaaagTAGAATTACAAGTTCAAAATATACATCATATAGAatcaatttacaatttattactATAAAGCTCACCACGTCTCCTCGTGATTAGGTGTTACCACCGAAAAAAACTATTGGAGATTAATgtcaaaacaaacaaaaatgaaagcaCTGGAGCTAAATTTTGGtgagtttattaaaataattaacacgAGGAGCTGGAACACTATAAGTAAAACACGAACTTCCgaaatcaaaaaagaaaactcaaaaTGAAATGTAGCATTCCCTTACCTTATTTCAACTGAAAACTTCTCTAACTGCATTGGAGAGCAATTAGGGTCATTTGTAGGAACAAGCAAACACAAGGGCTTAACAGGTGACTGCAACTCATCTGAATACACATATTAAATGCAGAGGAATGCATTAGacttttttgataaatattttcttgttcagttctgaaaatagaaaaattgtcATATGTAACCTCATAATTCTGCAAATATCATGTAAACCCAAACTAAAATTGTATATAATAAATTCAGTGAGAAACCATCAAGGGAGACAAGGCTACTTTGATCAAGCTGTGTCACAACATACGACAAATGGGAAGGAAAGAAACAGAGTATTTTATTACATGAAGGAAATTAACAAGAAGAATTAATGTAAGAAATAGCACTCACCAGAATTCCATTACAATCTCTGCTCAGTAATCTCCAGTAGAGATTTGAAACAGGGAAGAAAAACATTTTGAGTGGCTTCATCCTCCCATTGAAGCTGTCGCCACCATTCTCTGTCTCCACGAATAACAATTTTACACTCCTTTGCACTGTTGGAATCAACTGGAAGCTTTTTAAGCTTATTACAAGTAATTATTGTCATTTCTTTCAGACGTGGGAAGGACAGGGGCTTCCAGTAAATACTCTTCAAATTTGGCAGACCAAGTAATTCAAGATATTGGAGTTTTGCAAATAGGTTTAGATTTCCCATCGCCTCCGGAACATCACTTACAATTTCTTCCAATGCAAGGCAACTTTTTACTTCAATAGACTCGAGGTTTGGAGCAAAAACAAGGAATGTCAGGTCCTTCAATTTTTGGCACCGGGCTATTTCAACCTTACAAAGGCTGCGGAAACCGAAATGTTGTATTTCCCCTGTATAAtcaatcttcaattcttccaATTTTTCACAGTCTGCAATCCGTAATACGTTGAGGCGCTTCAGGTTTGCCAAAGATGAAACAACAAGCGATGTTGAATCTTTGAAGTATTGAAGGAATAGAGCTTGAGTACAACATTGTAACTTATGCGAGGTCAAAAAGCTCTGGAGAGCATAAGGACTTCTCAGGGTCAAGCTCAAAACCTCTAAATGATTCAAACCAAGCAATTCCTCCACTAAAAATTCACCCCCATCAAATAAAACGCTGTCTTCTGATGCTACTTCAAATGCATCATCACCAACACCAAACATTCTCAACACATGTAACCTCAAAAAACTAGCTATTAGTTGCTGTGGAATTGTCACTAAACTCCATGTGTATtccaaattcaaacatttgaGATTTACCACGGCCTTTAACTCTCCTGACAACTTTTCTATGTTTGTAAGTGAAAGATCAAGATGTTGGAGTGAAACCAACTTTGAAATCCCTAACTGTAAGTTGGTTAGTCGTCTGTTGCGTGATAGGCTTAAAACTTTGAGAGAAGGCATAAACTGAAAGAAGTCATTAGTGATTATCTTTAACTCATTACTGTTAAGAAATAAAGTAAGGAGATGAGGGCACTTAGGAATCTCTGACAGATTCTTAATGCGATTTTGCATCAGTGACAATCTACTCACATTTTCCCATCCCCTAACACCTGGGTCCTCAGTCAATCCAGCACCTGCACATACTAAAAATTTCTTCCCCTTCTTCTCACTGTCGCATGCTATCCACAAAGCCATGTCCCGAATCACGTCATGCATTTTTACTTCATCTTCTCCCACCTCTTCTAGTAAACATGCATGAACAAGAATGCCCAAAATATAGTATCCTTGATTTTGTACTTCAAATTTTACCCTTTCATTCAGAAAACTCTCACCAATCCAACAATCTATCAAATTCTCTTTAGAAATTCGATAATCCTCTGGATATAAACTACAGTACAAGAGACAAGATCTAACAATATCATTGGGCAGACTTTCATAGCTGAATTTTAAAAGAGGATACACCTCATTTCCCAAACCTGGAAACTCGGAAGCTGTTGTTCTTAACACTTGAATTGCGTGTCTCCATTCTTGTGGCGTCCTCTTGCAAGACATAGCTCGGCCAATGGTAATAAGTGCAAGTGGCATACCCCCACACTCTTTGGCAACTGTCTGTGCCAGCTCAGGAATATCAGGATGATTGTTCAGAGTTTCTTCTCCAACTTTGTGACAAAACAATTCCCATGCATCTTTATCTGATAAGCAAGCCACTTTGAACTTTTTTTGGGCTTCCATCAAACCACAAATTTCTTCAGAACGGGTTGTAAATACCACTTTAGATGCACTACTTTGTGGGCTGGGAATAGGGACGCCCACTTTTGTTAAATCAACCCGCTGCCATAAGTCATCTAGCAACAAAACAAACTTCTTCTCCCTTAAAATCTTGAAGATGTCTAGTGATTTCTCCTGGAGGCTTTTACTCTTCCATGACTCATTCATCAAACCTATTTTCCCCCCAATAATCTCTTGAATATTTTCAAGACGCAAGTCTTTGGACACTACAACCCAAATCACACAATCAAAATCGTTTGGCACTTGAAGAAACTTGTTGTTGATATGAGTTACTAGAGTAGTCTTACCAACACCACCCATGCCATATAAGCCAACAATTCCAGCTGGTTCTTCTACTAGACATCTCCAAACTTGTTCAAGTTGAGATTGCAGGCCTACTACAATTGGCTCAGTAGGTCTTTCATCGGCCACAGATTCTTGTGCCCTCTGAGCCACCACtgcaaaatctttttctccCATTAGAGTCTCCACAAGTTGCACCTTTTGAGCCACCTCTTTCCCAAAGTTGTAGCTCGACTTGCAGTTCTTGGAACAGTAGCCACCAAGAcataatttctcaatttcttgAGAGCCATCTCTTATCAGTTGACCAGCTTCGGTCTCCGCAGACTGCACCCTTGAAAGCCACCCTTGCACTTGGTTCAAGCATCTCATTTGTTGTCTTTCAGCAATTACAACCCTCATCATCACGTCAttctttgcttcaattaatttttccaatttaGCCTGCAAATCAACAAGATTATCTTCGAGCTGGCTTATGCATGTTGCTTTGCTGAGAGTACAATTTAGGCAGTGAGACAAAATGGCATCACATGAGA
This window contains:
- the LOC102616049 gene encoding probable disease resistance protein At5g63020, with product MGNVIGIQFSCDAILSHCLNCTLSKATCISQLEDNLVDLQAKLEKLIEAKNDVMMRVVIAERQQMRCLNQVQGWLSRVQSAETEAGQLIRDGSQEIEKLCLGGYCSKNCKSSYNFGKEVAQKVQLVETLMGEKDFAVVAQRAQESVADERPTEPIVVGLQSQLEQVWRCLVEEPAGIVGLYGMGGVGKTTLVTHINNKFLQVPNDFDCVIWVVVSKDLRLENIQEIIGGKIGLMNESWKSKSLQEKSLDIFKILREKKFVLLLDDLWQRVDLTKVGVPIPSPQSSASKVVFTTRSEEICGLMEAQKKFKVACLSDKDAWELFCHKVGEETLNNHPDIPELAQTVAKECGGMPLALITIGRAMSCKRTPQEWRHAIQVLRTTASEFPGLGNEVYPLLKFSYESLPNDIVRSCLLYCSLYPEDYRISKENLIDCWIGESFLNERVKFEVQNQGYYILGILVHACLLEEVGEDEVKMHDVIRDMALWIACDSEKKGKKFLVCAGAGLTEDPGVRGWENVSRLSLMQNRIKNLSEIPKCPHLLTLFLNSNELKIITNDFFQFMPSLKVLSLSRNRRLTNLQLGISKLVSLQHLDLSLTNIEKLSGELKAVVNLKCLNLEYTWSLVTIPQQLIASFLRLHVLRMFGVGDDAFEVASEDSVLFDGGEFLVEELLGLNHLEVLSLTLRSPYALQSFLTSHKLQCCTQALFLQYFKDSTSLVVSSLANLKRLNVLRIADCEKLEELKIDYTGEIQHFGFRSLCKVEIARCQKLKDLTFLVFAPNLESIEVKSCLALEEIVSDVPEAMGNLNLFAKLQYLELLGLPNLKSIYWKPLSFPRLKEMTIITCNKLKKLPVDSNSAKECKIVIRGDREWWRQLQWEDEATQNVFLPCFKSLLEITEQRL